A window from Actinomycetospora corticicola encodes these proteins:
- a CDS encoding helix-turn-helix domain-containing protein translates to MPLGQGYPAQDCAIARALELVGDRWTLLVLRDCFFGVHRFADLVARLDIPRAVLADRLDRLVTAGLLRPDGRSYRVSEAAWPLWPALRSLAAFGEADQVATGGSVRRFSHVTCGTDTTPDGHCPACGTVPPPPDLVVRATAGPGRREDPVSVALRSPHRLLTPLP, encoded by the coding sequence GTGCCCCTCGGCCAGGGATATCCCGCGCAGGACTGCGCGATCGCACGGGCCCTCGAGCTCGTCGGCGACCGCTGGACCCTGCTCGTCCTGCGCGACTGCTTCTTCGGCGTGCACCGCTTCGCCGACCTCGTCGCGCGCCTCGACATCCCCCGCGCCGTGCTCGCCGACCGCCTCGACCGGCTCGTCACCGCCGGGCTCCTCCGTCCCGACGGCAGGTCCTACCGCGTCTCCGAGGCCGCGTGGCCGTTGTGGCCGGCGCTGCGGTCCCTGGCGGCGTTCGGGGAGGCGGACCAGGTCGCGACCGGCGGGTCGGTGCGGCGGTTCTCGCACGTCACGTGCGGGACCGACACCACCCCCGACGGCCACTGCCCGGCGTGCGGCACGGTGCCCCCACCACCCGACCTCGTCGTCCGCGCGACCGCCGGGCCGGGCCGGCGCGAGGATCCGGTGAGCGTCGCCCTCCGGTCCCCGCACCGGCTCCTCACGCCGCTGCCCTGA
- a CDS encoding MFS transporter codes for MRSRTTLAVASTATFLALVVFTSTLATMPATAAALGAGPEGQAWILSSMSIGLGVALLPAGAVADDLGRRRALVLGALVLTVGSVLCAVAPSTAVLVAGRIVAGIGAAALVAASLGLIGHAFPAGTPDAPRASGIWGASLGGGIAIGPLLATGSERIAGWTAEYWIEAVLAVLLALWARFAVEESKAERPRPVDLPGVALLAAGIALLLTGLVEARTGAFRPAPVSLVVGGLLVLAVWLVVERRRAAPMIDPTLFRSPRFLAMMLAALATGMGIIATTSVLLSVAERGLRASALAAAAVLLAWSVTSVVTSLLARRLPPSVSGRLQMAVSLLVVAVGQALLLGATPESSVWRFVPGLFVAGIASGVLNAAFGREAVASVPAGRAAMGSGANNTARYVGSAIGTTVVAVIATRPGLEPGAVGLLGGFDDAVVIAGVFSLLGAIAVFACRPRAGQAEQASLKDGQGSARRDPGPPQAAVP; via the coding sequence GTGCGGTCCCGAACCACGCTGGCCGTCGCCTCCACGGCGACGTTCCTGGCGCTCGTCGTGTTCACCTCCACGCTGGCGACGATGCCCGCCACCGCGGCCGCGCTCGGCGCCGGCCCGGAGGGGCAGGCGTGGATCCTCAGCTCGATGAGCATCGGGCTCGGCGTGGCGTTGCTGCCCGCCGGCGCGGTGGCCGACGACCTCGGCCGCCGCCGCGCCCTCGTGCTCGGCGCGCTCGTCCTCACGGTCGGTTCGGTGCTGTGCGCGGTGGCGCCGAGCACCGCGGTGCTGGTCGCGGGACGGATCGTCGCCGGCATCGGGGCGGCGGCGCTCGTCGCCGCGAGCCTCGGGCTGATCGGCCACGCCTTCCCCGCCGGCACCCCCGACGCCCCGCGGGCCAGCGGCATCTGGGGGGCCTCGCTCGGCGGCGGCATCGCGATCGGTCCGCTGCTGGCCACCGGCAGCGAGCGGATCGCGGGATGGACGGCCGAGTACTGGATCGAGGCGGTCCTCGCGGTGCTGCTCGCGCTGTGGGCGCGGTTCGCCGTCGAGGAGTCGAAGGCGGAGCGGCCGCGGCCGGTCGACCTGCCCGGCGTCGCGCTGCTCGCCGCCGGTATCGCCCTGCTGCTCACCGGCCTCGTCGAGGCCCGCACCGGCGCCTTCCGGCCCGCGCCGGTCTCGCTCGTCGTCGGGGGCCTGCTGGTGCTGGCGGTCTGGCTCGTCGTCGAGCGTCGTCGGGCGGCCCCCATGATCGACCCGACCCTGTTCCGCTCGCCCCGCTTCCTCGCCATGATGCTGGCCGCGCTCGCCACGGGGATGGGCATCATCGCCACCACGTCGGTCCTGCTCAGCGTGGCCGAGCGGGGACTGCGCGCCTCCGCGCTCGCCGCCGCCGCGGTCCTGCTGGCCTGGTCGGTGACCAGCGTCGTGACCTCACTCCTGGCCCGTCGGCTCCCGCCGTCGGTCAGCGGGCGGCTCCAGATGGCCGTGTCGCTCCTCGTGGTCGCGGTGGGCCAGGCGCTGCTGCTCGGGGCGACGCCCGAGTCGTCGGTCTGGCGGTTCGTGCCGGGGCTGTTCGTGGCCGGGATCGCGAGCGGCGTGCTCAACGCGGCGTTCGGGCGGGAGGCCGTGGCCAGCGTCCCGGCCGGTCGTGCGGCCATGGGCAGCGGCGCGAACAACACCGCGCGCTACGTCGGGTCCGCGATCGGGACGACGGTGGTCGCCGTCATCGCCACCCGCCCCGGGTTGGAGCCGGGGGCGGTCGGCCTGCTCGGCGGGTTCGACGACGCGGTGGTGATCGCGGGCGTGTTCTCACTGCTCGGGGCGATCGCCGTGTTCGCCTGCCGCCCTCGCGCCGGGCAGGCCGAGCAGGCATCCTTGAAGGATGGACAAGGCAGCGCTCGCCGAGACCCAGGGCCCCCTCAAGCAGCAGTACCGTGA
- a CDS encoding VWA domain-containing protein: protein MEATIHRFVRLLRIRQVRISTSEVLDAMRCAREPGVLADRPTLKAALQVSLIKDIRDEATFDEIFDAFFALVKIGKSDTGHGHGHGHEDLSDDGTLNDFTLSDEPSETPEQGHEHGKPVDIKQFFDPEDMAQQYNLHQEANKIDLAAMTDEIVFSKDGATDQTNTGEKVQIETDRLHGGGLPGDIATASGTKVDADLNVAQQEALLGWLQGVEDGIDDEGDESDAMALRRRLAGMLENLPEAIKRHLERLMEIEQRVVDGGHADEEAHKAEVDRAEEHERQQLEDSLRRLAKTLHGALTHRRRQSPRGRIDAGRTMRRNMRFDGIPFTPVTVSRTEDKPRLVILADVSLSVRATARFTLHLVHGLQDMFGQVRSFAFVGELVEVTDLFSDHTVEDALGLIFGGDMLDVDANSNYGEAFGTFLEDHASAVNRRSTVIVLGDGRGNGNDPNIEAFAEISRRARETIWLTPEPRYSWGLGACDLPQYAEFCDRIRVVRDLTGLSEVSHDMVSEMIGR from the coding sequence ATGGAGGCCACGATCCACCGCTTCGTGCGGCTCCTGCGCATCCGTCAGGTCCGGATCTCCACCTCGGAGGTCCTCGACGCGATGCGGTGCGCCCGCGAACCCGGCGTGCTGGCCGACCGGCCGACGCTGAAGGCCGCGCTGCAGGTGTCCCTCATCAAGGACATCCGCGACGAGGCCACCTTCGACGAGATCTTCGACGCCTTCTTCGCCCTGGTGAAGATCGGGAAGTCCGACACCGGGCACGGCCACGGGCACGGCCACGAGGACCTCTCCGACGACGGGACGCTGAACGACTTCACGCTCTCCGACGAGCCGTCGGAGACCCCGGAGCAGGGCCACGAGCACGGCAAGCCGGTCGACATCAAGCAGTTCTTCGACCCGGAGGACATGGCGCAGCAGTACAACCTGCACCAGGAGGCCAACAAGATCGACCTCGCGGCGATGACCGACGAGATCGTCTTCTCCAAGGACGGCGCCACCGACCAGACCAACACCGGCGAGAAGGTCCAGATCGAGACCGACCGCCTGCACGGCGGCGGCCTGCCCGGCGACATCGCGACGGCGTCGGGCACGAAGGTCGACGCCGACCTCAACGTCGCCCAGCAGGAGGCCCTCCTCGGGTGGCTGCAGGGCGTCGAGGACGGGATCGACGACGAGGGCGACGAGTCCGACGCGATGGCACTCCGCCGCCGGCTCGCCGGGATGCTCGAGAACCTGCCCGAGGCGATCAAGCGGCACCTCGAGCGGCTCATGGAGATCGAGCAGCGGGTCGTCGACGGCGGGCACGCCGACGAGGAGGCCCACAAGGCCGAGGTCGACCGGGCCGAGGAGCACGAGCGCCAGCAGCTCGAGGACTCGCTGCGCCGGCTCGCGAAGACCCTGCACGGCGCACTGACCCACCGACGCCGCCAGTCGCCCCGCGGGCGGATCGACGCCGGCCGCACGATGCGCCGCAACATGCGCTTCGACGGCATCCCGTTCACCCCGGTCACGGTGAGCCGCACCGAGGACAAGCCCCGCCTGGTGATCCTCGCGGACGTGTCGCTCTCGGTGCGGGCGACGGCACGCTTCACCCTGCACCTCGTGCACGGGCTGCAGGACATGTTCGGCCAGGTCCGGTCGTTCGCCTTCGTCGGCGAGCTGGTCGAGGTCACCGACCTGTTCTCCGACCACACCGTCGAGGACGCCCTCGGGCTGATCTTCGGCGGCGACATGCTCGACGTGGACGCCAACTCGAACTACGGCGAGGCCTTCGGGACGTTCCTCGAGGACCACGCCTCCGCCGTGAACCGGCGCTCCACCGTCATCGTGCTCGGGGACGGGCGCGGCAACGGGAACGACCCGAACATCGAGGCGTTCGCCGAGATCTCGCGGCGGGCTCGGGAGACCATCTGGCTCACCCCGGAGCCGCGGTACTCGTGGGGCCTCGGGGCCTGTGACCTGCCGCAGTACGCCGAATTCTGCGACCGCATCCGGGTGGTCCGCGACCTCACGGGCCTCTCCGAGGTCAGCCACGACATGGTGTCCGAGATGATCGGTCGGTGA
- the mftM gene encoding mycofactocin oligosaccharide methyltransferase MftM, with product MTSVTLTPAAGSLRIDPLAPGHPGRWENGPVVVCHLDRAAVPVRLSEGWTPLLRTDRFEVHRLGDRLLVLHRFRPDELDDDVSTFVADELGSVVVSAPVFERVVTGIVRSTILDPLTAWATFYANSLAVLRHPRTAPEIGLPPEASLAGFAPVHARALDEVAGSTVADLGACFGFLPLLMAERGLDVVATDHTPGTMTLLSAVARAGVVPAAADRLRTLACDARAVPLRDASVDTVTAIHLLEHLPASESGVIVDEMVRVARRRIVVAVPYEEVPDPVYGHLRRFTPDDLVALGERTGLPYRVDEHHGGWMCAERR from the coding sequence GTGACGTCGGTGACCCTGACGCCCGCGGCGGGGTCGCTGCGGATCGATCCGCTGGCGCCGGGCCATCCCGGTCGCTGGGAGAACGGCCCGGTCGTCGTCTGCCACCTCGACCGGGCCGCGGTGCCCGTCCGGCTCTCCGAGGGCTGGACGCCGCTCCTGCGCACCGACCGGTTCGAGGTCCACCGGCTCGGCGACCGGTTGCTCGTGCTCCACCGCTTCCGGCCGGACGAGCTCGACGACGACGTCTCGACCTTCGTCGCCGACGAGCTCGGCTCCGTCGTGGTTTCCGCGCCGGTGTTCGAGCGGGTGGTGACCGGGATCGTGCGGTCGACGATCCTCGACCCGCTGACCGCCTGGGCGACCTTCTACGCGAACTCCCTCGCCGTCCTGCGCCACCCGCGCACCGCCCCGGAGATCGGCCTTCCGCCGGAGGCCTCGCTGGCCGGCTTCGCCCCGGTCCACGCGCGGGCCCTCGACGAGGTGGCCGGCTCGACCGTCGCCGACCTCGGGGCCTGCTTCGGCTTCCTCCCGCTCCTGATGGCCGAGCGGGGTCTCGACGTGGTGGCCACCGACCACACGCCGGGCACGATGACGCTCCTGTCCGCCGTCGCGCGGGCGGGGGTGGTGCCCGCGGCCGCGGACCGTCTCCGGACCCTCGCCTGCGACGCCCGCGCGGTCCCCCTCCGGGACGCGTCGGTGGACACCGTCACGGCGATCCACCTGCTCGAGCACCTGCCGGCGAGCGAGTCCGGCGTGATCGTCGACGAGATGGTGCGCGTCGCCCGCCGCCGGATCGTCGTGGCGGTGCCCTACGAGGAGGTCCCCGACCCGGTGTACGGGCACCTGCGCCGCTTCACCCCCGACGACCTGGTGGCCCTGGGCGAGCGCACGGGCCTGCCGTACCGGGTCGACGAGCACCACGGGGGCTGGATGTGCGCGGAGCGCAGGTGA
- a CDS encoding globin domain-containing protein: MVAIIRASFEAVAPRADELTQLFYGWLFRIAPETRELFPVTMELQRTRLLRALIHVVQMVDRPDELSVFLRQLGRDHRKFGVIGEHYDRVGEALLGALGEIAGPLWTTEVKTAWVGAYGVVAQAMRDAADAERGPAVWMARVMEHRRVAPDLAIVRVQTSQPVPYQAGQYVTVETPQRPRMWRSLTPANAPGPDCVMEFHVHTVPGGWVSRAIVSHARVGDVWRIGPPMGQMTLDPRSRADLLMVAGGTGLAPARALIEQLMIDGSDRKVALFVGGRTWSSLYDIDTLRRMAQDNPWLTVVPVVEEDGRRYGAETGTLGEVVARYGAWADRQVVVAGSPPMVRSTVSAMLDAGTPFMQIHYDPYHTD, encoded by the coding sequence ATGGTCGCGATCATCCGGGCCAGCTTCGAGGCGGTCGCCCCGCGCGCCGACGAGCTGACCCAGCTGTTCTACGGCTGGCTCTTCCGCATCGCGCCGGAGACCCGCGAGCTCTTCCCCGTCACGATGGAGCTGCAGCGCACGCGCCTGCTGCGCGCGCTCATCCACGTCGTGCAGATGGTGGACCGGCCCGACGAACTGAGCGTCTTCCTGCGCCAGCTCGGCCGCGACCACCGCAAGTTCGGCGTCATCGGTGAGCACTACGACCGCGTCGGCGAGGCCCTCCTCGGCGCCCTCGGCGAGATCGCCGGACCGCTGTGGACCACCGAGGTCAAGACCGCCTGGGTCGGCGCCTACGGCGTCGTCGCGCAGGCGATGCGGGACGCCGCGGACGCCGAGCGCGGACCCGCCGTCTGGATGGCCCGGGTGATGGAGCACCGCCGCGTGGCCCCCGACCTCGCCATCGTGCGGGTGCAGACCAGCCAGCCGGTGCCGTACCAGGCCGGCCAGTACGTCACCGTCGAGACCCCGCAGCGGCCGCGGATGTGGCGCTCGCTGACCCCGGCGAACGCGCCGGGCCCGGACTGCGTGATGGAGTTCCACGTCCACACCGTCCCGGGCGGCTGGGTGAGCCGGGCGATCGTCTCGCACGCCCGCGTCGGGGACGTGTGGCGCATCGGCCCGCCCATGGGCCAGATGACGCTGGACCCGCGCTCGCGCGCCGACCTGCTCATGGTCGCCGGCGGCACCGGGCTCGCCCCGGCCCGCGCGCTGATCGAGCAGCTCATGATCGACGGCTCGGACCGCAAGGTCGCGCTGTTCGTGGGCGGCCGGACGTGGAGCTCGCTCTACGACATCGACACGCTGCGACGGATGGCCCAGGACAACCCCTGGCTGACCGTCGTCCCGGTCGTCGAGGAGGACGGGCGTCGGTACGGCGCGGAGACCGGCACCCTCGGCGAGGTCGTCGCGCGCTACGGCGCGTGGGCCGACCGGCAGGTGGTCGTCGCGGGCTCGCCGCCCATGGTCCGCTCGACGGTGTCCGCGATGCTCGACGCCGGGACGCCGTTCATGCAGATCCACTACGACCCCTACCACACGGACTAG
- a CDS encoding OsmC family protein produces the protein MDKAALAETQGPLKQQYRDDPESATVVLKADGDLDGSGIACRVQTAQAMVEAGLHPATGGTGELLCSGDMLLEALVACSGVTLRAVATSMGVDVRGGTIHAEGDLDFRGTLGVAKDAPVGFKDIRLSFDLDTDADDDTLATLHKLTERYCVVYQTLVRSPEVSLTLDKRAAAQA, from the coding sequence ATGGACAAGGCAGCGCTCGCCGAGACCCAGGGCCCCCTCAAGCAGCAGTACCGTGACGACCCGGAGTCGGCCACCGTCGTCCTCAAGGCCGACGGTGACCTCGACGGCTCCGGCATCGCGTGTCGTGTGCAGACCGCCCAGGCCATGGTCGAGGCCGGGCTGCACCCCGCCACCGGCGGGACCGGAGAGCTCCTCTGCTCCGGCGACATGCTCCTCGAGGCGCTCGTCGCCTGCTCCGGGGTGACCCTGCGCGCCGTCGCCACCTCGATGGGGGTCGACGTCCGCGGCGGGACGATCCACGCCGAGGGCGACCTCGACTTCCGCGGCACGCTCGGCGTCGCGAAGGACGCCCCGGTCGGCTTCAAGGACATCCGGCTCTCGTTCGACCTGGACACCGACGCCGACGACGACACCCTCGCGACGCTGCACAAGCTGACCGAGCGGTACTGCGTCGTCTACCAGACCCTCGTGCGCTCGCCCGAGGTGTCGCTGACCCTCGACAAGCGTGCGGCCGCGCAGGCCTGA
- a CDS encoding nitric oxide synthase oxygenase: MARGMATMAVVGTSADADPVSTPADGSPVVADTADAATTTVAPDATGTRGGPVLGPPPGPVTAGPRTAPDPASPATVGPVPAARTADPGAATAPLVAAAPAAAPAVAPAPAPAPAAAPAVVTDRPRPRPRPTTGPAEPTSGPAEPPSTSWGAPADRATTVPAVDPAEAEEFLRQFFAEADEPGATTVKGVAGPAVTVDERIAAVREEIARTGTYVHTTAELTFGARVAWRNSARCIGRLYWRSLHLRDRRHVTAPEEVAAECVGHLDDATRRGRIRSTITIFAPDTPAATGPRIWNEQLVRYAGYRTGGRVLGDPRHVGFTDHARSLGWVPPSPMGRFDVLPLVVSGGGEWAEKGPQFYDVPAASVLEVDLHHPDHSWFSDLGLRWHALPVISNMRLDIGGVSYPAAPFNGWYMATEIGARNLADADRYDMLREVAEKMGLDTSSDRTMWRDRSAVELTLAVQHSFDVAGVSMADHHGESERFLRHLEREEQAGRKCPVDWSWIVPPISGGLTPVFHRYYDEPTDTGPMFRVDPQAAAWGAGCPM; encoded by the coding sequence ATGGCGCGCGGGATGGCCACGATGGCCGTCGTCGGGACCTCGGCGGACGCGGACCCGGTGAGCACGCCGGCAGACGGATCCCCGGTGGTGGCCGACACGGCGGACGCCGCGACCACGACGGTGGCGCCCGATGCGACCGGGACGCGGGGCGGTCCGGTCCTCGGCCCGCCACCCGGCCCGGTCACCGCGGGGCCGCGGACGGCCCCCGACCCGGCGTCCCCGGCGACGGTCGGTCCCGTCCCGGCCGCCCGGACCGCCGACCCGGGCGCCGCGACCGCACCTCTGGTGGCCGCCGCACCCGCCGCCGCACCCGCCGTTGCACCCGCACCCGCACCCGCACCCGCGGCCGCACCCGCCGTCGTGACCGATCGGCCGCGTCCGCGGCCCCGGCCGACGACGGGTCCCGCAGAGCCGACGTCGGGGCCCGCGGAGCCGCCGTCGACCTCCTGGGGCGCCCCGGCCGACCGGGCGACCACGGTTCCCGCCGTCGACCCGGCCGAGGCCGAGGAGTTCCTCCGGCAGTTCTTCGCCGAGGCCGACGAGCCGGGCGCGACCACCGTGAAGGGGGTCGCCGGGCCCGCCGTGACGGTGGACGAGCGGATCGCCGCGGTGCGCGAGGAGATCGCCCGGACGGGCACCTACGTGCACACGACCGCGGAGCTCACGTTCGGCGCGCGCGTCGCGTGGCGGAACTCCGCCCGCTGCATCGGCCGCCTGTACTGGCGCAGCCTGCACCTGCGCGACCGTCGGCACGTGACGGCGCCGGAGGAGGTCGCCGCGGAGTGCGTCGGCCACCTCGACGACGCCACGCGGCGCGGGCGCATCCGCTCCACGATCACGATCTTCGCGCCGGACACGCCTGCGGCCACGGGCCCGCGCATCTGGAACGAGCAGCTGGTCCGGTACGCGGGCTACCGCACCGGCGGCCGCGTCCTCGGCGACCCGCGGCACGTCGGCTTCACCGACCACGCCCGCTCACTGGGCTGGGTGCCGCCGTCGCCGATGGGGCGCTTCGACGTGCTGCCGCTGGTCGTCTCCGGCGGCGGGGAGTGGGCCGAGAAGGGCCCGCAGTTCTACGACGTGCCGGCCGCCTCGGTGCTCGAGGTCGACCTGCACCACCCCGACCACAGCTGGTTCTCCGACCTCGGCCTGCGCTGGCACGCCCTCCCGGTGATCAGCAACATGCGGCTGGACATCGGGGGCGTCTCCTACCCCGCCGCCCCGTTCAACGGCTGGTACATGGCGACGGAGATCGGGGCGCGCAACCTCGCCGACGCGGACCGCTACGACATGCTCCGCGAGGTCGCCGAGAAGATGGGCCTCGACACCTCCAGCGACCGCACCATGTGGCGCGACCGGTCCGCGGTGGAGCTGACCCTCGCGGTGCAGCACTCGTTCGACGTCGCGGGCGTGTCGATGGCCGACCACCACGGCGAGTCCGAGCGCTTCCTGCGCCACCTCGAGCGCGAGGAGCAGGCCGGCCGGAAGTGCCCGGTGGACTGGAGCTGGATCGTCCCGCCGATCTCGGGCGGGCTCACGCCCGTGTTCCACCGGTACTACGACGAGCCGACGGACACCGGCCCGATGTTCCGGGTCGACCCGCAGGCGGCCGCGTGGGGTGCGGGCTGTCCCATGTGA
- the mdo gene encoding NDMA-dependent methanol dehydrogenase (This methanol dehydrogenase is considered a nicotinoprotein, since its NADP cofactor remains is not dissociable, but instead remains permanently bound. A member of this family has been shown to act as a formaldehyde dismutase, able to convert two molecules of formaldehyde (plus one water molecule) into one of methanol and one of formate, with no net change in its redox state. More recently, it was shown in Mycobacterium smegmatis that this enzyme is critical to ethanol utilization, for which the biosynthesis of the cofactor-like electron carrier mycofactocin is also required.), whose protein sequence is MQVDELLKPFPIKEFHPFPRALLGPGSHELIGPEALKMGFKKTLIMTSGLRGTDIVHKISESMKWHGIETVIYDQVESNPKDYNVMDAVKLYQENSCDSFVSIGGGSSHDACKGARISVAHDGRNVNEFEGFNQSENPKNPPHIAVSTTAGTGSETSWAYVITDTTTDPNNPHKYVAFDDNSVTSLAIDDPVLYYDCPIDFTAQCGFDVLAHASEPYVSRLNFEPSLGNALRAIELTAQNLRAAVWNGQDLPGREGMMYAQYIAAQAFNSGGLGIIHSISHAVSAFYDTHHGLNNAIALPRVWAFNMPVAYKRFAKIAEAMGVDTTHMTDVQAAEAALAASIRLLRDVGIPEKFTDVTQDSYSKNRLGTGPTKFYENEKTITGNDADVDRITNHVLGDACTPGNPKECTFTTVRPVVDHCLNGDLDDLLS, encoded by the coding sequence ATGCAGGTCGACGAGCTGCTCAAGCCGTTCCCCATCAAGGAGTTCCACCCGTTCCCCCGGGCGCTCCTCGGCCCGGGTTCGCACGAGCTGATCGGCCCCGAGGCCCTGAAGATGGGCTTCAAGAAGACGCTGATCATGACGTCGGGCCTGCGCGGTACCGACATCGTCCACAAGATCAGCGAGTCCATGAAGTGGCACGGCATCGAGACGGTCATCTACGACCAGGTCGAGTCGAACCCCAAGGACTACAACGTCATGGACGCGGTGAAGCTGTACCAGGAGAACTCCTGTGACAGCTTCGTCTCCATCGGCGGCGGCTCCTCGCACGACGCCTGCAAGGGCGCCCGCATCTCGGTGGCGCACGACGGCCGCAACGTCAACGAGTTCGAGGGCTTCAATCAGTCCGAGAACCCGAAGAACCCGCCGCACATCGCGGTCTCGACGACGGCCGGCACCGGCTCGGAGACCTCGTGGGCCTACGTCATCACCGACACCACGACGGACCCGAACAACCCGCACAAGTACGTCGCCTTCGACGACAACTCGGTGACCTCGCTGGCCATCGACGACCCGGTGCTCTACTACGACTGCCCGATCGACTTCACCGCCCAGTGCGGGTTCGACGTCCTCGCGCACGCCAGTGAGCCCTACGTCTCGCGCCTGAACTTCGAGCCGAGCCTCGGCAACGCGCTGCGGGCCATCGAGCTCACCGCGCAGAACCTCCGCGCCGCGGTGTGGAACGGCCAGGACCTCCCCGGCCGCGAGGGCATGATGTACGCGCAGTACATCGCCGCCCAGGCGTTCAACTCCGGTGGCCTCGGGATCATCCACTCGATCTCGCACGCGGTGTCGGCCTTCTACGACACCCACCACGGCCTGAACAACGCCATCGCGCTCCCCCGCGTGTGGGCGTTCAACATGCCGGTCGCCTACAAGCGCTTCGCGAAGATCGCCGAGGCCATGGGCGTGGACACCACGCACATGACCGACGTGCAGGCCGCGGAGGCCGCGCTCGCCGCCTCCATCCGACTGCTCCGCGACGTGGGCATCCCGGAGAAGTTCACCGACGTCACCCAGGACTCGTACTCGAAGAACCGTCTGGGCACCGGCCCGACCAAGTTCTACGAGAACGAGAAGACCATCACGGGTAACGACGCCGACGTGGACCGCATCACCAACCACGTCCTCGGTGACGCCTGCACCCCGGGCAACCCGAAGGAGTGCACCTTCACGACGGTGCGCCCCGTGGTCGACCACTGCCTCAACGGCGACCTGGACGACCTGCTCAGCTGA
- a CDS encoding AAA family ATPase — translation MTSTSEQPTTTTSTFESVDDVVEALAAQGYIADRRLATTVFLLTRLEKPLLLEGPAGVGKTELAKMLAVATGRKFLRLQCYEGQDETKALYEWDYGKQLLYTQILREKIGQVVEDAPDIPTAVDRIGAQDSVFFSERFLAPRPLLEAIRSDEPVVLLIDEVDRADEALEAVLLETLGEFQISVPEVGTFMAKNAPYVILTSNNTRDLAAALKRRCLHLFLDYPTAERELDIVRSKNTGLPEAAARELVEVVRGLRELELRKAPSISETIDWARTLAVLGIDDLNSQILSDTVSVVVKYDKDVTKALNALPGLVDPNATIDDAAHGHGHGHGHGHGHDGDHSHDAPTNGRSTGPAPVSDDEDGPDGRAVRAAKDEPGRHAGVYGAPGRDNQEAARTGSDRNPTNPRKVSSSQGNRSFGLGKKRAL, via the coding sequence GTGACCAGCACGTCCGAGCAGCCCACGACGACCACGAGCACCTTCGAGTCCGTCGACGACGTCGTCGAGGCGCTCGCGGCCCAGGGCTACATCGCCGACCGACGCCTGGCCACGACGGTCTTCCTGCTCACCCGGCTGGAGAAGCCGCTCCTGCTGGAGGGCCCCGCCGGCGTCGGGAAGACCGAGCTGGCGAAGATGCTCGCCGTCGCGACCGGGCGGAAGTTCCTGCGCCTGCAGTGCTACGAGGGCCAGGACGAGACCAAGGCCCTCTACGAGTGGGACTACGGCAAGCAGCTGCTCTACACCCAGATCCTGCGGGAGAAGATCGGGCAGGTCGTCGAGGACGCCCCCGACATCCCCACCGCCGTCGACCGCATCGGCGCGCAGGACTCCGTCTTCTTCTCCGAGCGCTTCCTCGCCCCGCGCCCGCTGCTCGAGGCCATCCGGTCCGACGAGCCGGTCGTGCTGCTGATCGACGAGGTCGACCGCGCCGACGAGGCCCTCGAGGCCGTGCTGCTGGAGACCCTCGGCGAGTTCCAGATCTCGGTGCCCGAGGTCGGCACCTTCATGGCGAAGAACGCCCCGTACGTCATCCTCACCAGCAACAACACGCGCGATCTGGCCGCCGCCCTCAAGCGCCGCTGCCTGCACCTGTTCCTCGACTACCCGACGGCGGAGCGCGAGCTCGACATCGTCCGGTCGAAGAACACCGGGCTGCCCGAGGCCGCCGCGCGCGAGCTGGTCGAGGTCGTCCGCGGCCTGCGCGAGCTCGAGCTGCGCAAGGCGCCGTCGATCTCGGAGACCATCGACTGGGCGCGGACGCTTGCGGTGCTCGGCATCGACGACCTCAACTCGCAGATCCTCTCCGACACCGTCAGCGTCGTCGTGAAGTACGACAAGGACGTGACGAAGGCGCTCAACGCCCTCCCCGGCCTCGTCGACCCGAACGCCACGATCGACGACGCCGCGCACGGCCACGGTCATGGCCACGGGCACGGTCATGGCCACGACGGCGACCACTCCCACGACGCCCCCACGAACGGTCGTTCCACGGGCCCCGCGCCGGTGAGCGACGACGAGGACGGCCCCGACGGGCGCGCGGTGCGCGCGGCGAAGGACGAGCCGGGGCGCCACGCCGGCGTCTACGGCGCGCCGGGCCGGGACAACCAGGAGGCCGCGCGGACCGGCTCGGACAGGAACCCGACCAACCCGCGCAAGGTCAGCTCCTCGCAGGGCAACCGGTCGTTCGGGCTGGGCAAGAAGCGCGCGCTCTAG